The Colletotrichum destructivum chromosome 7, complete sequence genome contains the following window.
TTGAAGAAGTCGCCCTTGCCATAGCTGATGCAGTCGTATACCCGTGTCAGCAGGTTTCCCTGCATGAGAAGGTCGAGGGGATCTGTTCGGCCGACAAATACATCTCGGACGTTGTCGAACACGCGCTTTGTGCAGAGTGCCAGGGCGCCCTTGGGCGAATCCTTGGCCAGGACCCGGCAGAGGTGGTCAATCATGACACGTCTGTCGGCTGAAGGAAGCGCGACCAGCGTCTTTACGTCTTCTGCTCCGAGAACCGGATACGTGCCGTTCATGGCCCGGTCGATCTCCACGACAAGCCAGTCGCGGAACTTGTCAAAGTGCCAATTGCAGGCCTCGAGCCCGTGGACCGCAGGACCGCTCTCGAGAATGCAGAGCAGGGTCATCTTCTCCTGGAGGATTGTGTCCTCTTGGATGGACAAGGGCGGGGTGAAGAGCGTGGCGTGATCGACCATGTCGAACAGGGGAACCCATTCAAGGCGAGCTGCCGCGTGGGACTCTTGTAACAACAAAGAcgtggtgttgttgctgccgccaccatcgTTGTCGACCTGCTTCAGCTCGAGACCGCGGAGACGGAGGACAACATTGCCACCCGTTGTTATCTCCACGCCGACTTCATGCTCGCCGCCCCGAGGGGGTGCCCAGGAAAATGCCTCCATAACTGGAGAGCCACGGAACACGGTCAGTTCCTTGATCGTAGTGGGCATCTTCAGAGGGCCGAAGCGCCGGCCGACGCCCTGTACCATGGCGACAAGGATCAACTGCAAGGCGACGTCGATGATAGCGGGGTGCATAGGGAAAGCCGGGTCGGCTGCCCGGGCTTCGCCTGcttggacgacggcggtggccaCGTTGTCCGTCACGGACGAGGCGATGTCGGTCAGCGACTGGAAATCGGGGCCGTAGACGATGCCAATGTTGTCCATGTTCTCATACCACTGACTCTTGCCAACACGGCGGACCATGGTCTCAGGGtccggcctcgaggaagcGACCGGAGGCTGCTCAGTGCATGCCCTGACCTGGCCATCGCAGTGCTTGGTCCAGCCGACACCGTTGTAGGACACGATACAGAACTCGAACCAGCTGGAGTCAGTCGTCTTGGTCAGCCTCCGGGGCCTCAGCGACGTCACGATCTCGACCTCATCGTCCGACAGCATCATAGCCGAGTGCACCGAGGCGTCCCGCACCTGGTACCCGGACTCGATCCCGGTATGCTGccggacggcctcgccggccatTGCGAGATAGCCAGCAAAGGGGAATACGGCGTCGGTGCGAATCTTGTGATGCGCAAGCCACGGCTCACTGACCAGGGTCAGTTTGTTGCGCCAGAGAGGCTCGAGCGGCGAGCTTTCGTGGATGCGCAAGCCCAGCAGCGGGTGGTGGCCGACCTGCCGCATGCGGAACTCCTTGGACAAGCGGGACTCGTACCAGAACGAGCCGCCGCTGTGGTCCCAGGGATAGCGAGGCAGGTTCGTTAGCACCGACCGCGGTCCCGGGGCCACGACGGCCGCGGACCAGTCGGCGCTGACGTTGTTCTGGTAGAGCTGGCCGAGCGCGGCGAGCATGGTGTGTTGGGCGTCTCGGCCGCGGATCAGAGCCGAGACGTAGCAGCAACCTTCATCGCGGCCCGTcccggtggcggcggcgatctggCGCAGGGGGCCGGCGAGCGCCGAGTGCgggccgacctcgaggaagacggcgctgccgggCTGCTGCTCTGCTAGGAACGTCTGCACGGCTCCGCTGAAGCGAACCCGCGAAACCAGGTTAGAAACCCAATAGGACGGCCCGAGTTCGCTGGGGGAGGTGATGACCGAGTTGGTGACGGAGGAGAACATGGGAAGAAGCGCGACGCCGGatggcttcttctcgccctcgccgcctcgtgcGACTACTGCTGGCAAGCTCTGCAAAAGAAGTTGCTCGTACAAGTCGGCAACATGTTCCATGTGCTGCGAATGGTAGGCCATGTCGACCTTGAGCCGCCTGGCCAACGTGTCCGGCCTGTCGCGTTGGATCCGTTCGAGAaccttgtcgaggacgtcgacgtctcCTGACAGCGTGACACTTTGCGGGCTGTTGTCGCAGGCGATGACGACCTTTTCCAGCCCGTTGATGTATGGGGCAACCTGGTccacgccgaggccgacggcgcccatgCCTCCCCCCATTGACGTGCACGACGACACGTAGCCTCTGTAGTAGGCCGAGATGATGGCGTCGTCCAGCGACATCAGGTTGGCGGCATATGCTGCTGCGATCTCGCCGCTCGAGTGACCAACAACGGCATCCGGGCTTATGCCGGCGCGCCGCAGGTAGTTGACCATGGCTATCTGGAGGGCAGTGCAGATGGGCTGCGAGAGGGCAGCCGTGTGAAGCTTGCTCGATTCTTCAGGGGCCATGAGTTCATCTgtgagaagaaggccgagttGGGTACGTCAGTCACAAAGCCCAAGAAAAGTTCAACCtcctgtctctctttctcgcgctctctctctctctgggagaggagggaaacaTCGCTTTATGGctcgcttctctctccttcaaAACACATACGCCGCGAAGCGACACGCACAACAAACAGGATGCAGCTTACCTTCAATGTTCCAGGTCGGGGGGTGCGGCAGACCCTTCAAAATTTTGTCCATGGCTGACAAGTCCCTCTTGAAGCCTTCGTCTGTTTGTACCAGCTCCTTGCCCATTTTAGGCCACTGGGCCCCCTGGCCTGTGAAGATCATGAGGAGCTTGGGCTTCGCGTTAGGAGCCTTGGCGATGGACGACGTCTCCAAGATGCTGCCGTCGGCAGAGGCCACCATGAACGCTCGTTGCGGCAGGTGATCGCGGTGCAATGCGAGGGTGTACGCAGCGTCATCGACCACCGCGGGGTGTTGGCTCAGGTACTGTTGAATGTTCTCcaccgccttcttggccgacTTAGCCGTGTTGGCAGAGGCGAGCAGGAGTCGCGGTCCATTGGGACGAACGCAAGGAACGGTTGTAGTCTGAAGCTCGATAGCCGGGGGAGCTTCTAGGATGACCTGTGTGTGGAAAAAGAAGATAAACTAGTAAGCATCCATATCATATCATAGCCCGCAGCCCCCATCTCTTGTCTTCGTTTCGTTTCCTCGTAATCGACTCGAGGCGATGGTGTATATAACTGTAGTACTTACATGAGCATTGGAACCGCCGATGCCAAACGAGTTGACACTGATACGACGATCACGATCAGCCGGCCAGGCCACTGGTTTCGTGGGTACTACGAGCTTCTTGTCTTCAAATGGTACTGCCGCGATTTGTTAGAGAGCTATTAAAGAGCAGCGTTTCTTGTGACGGGTATATGTTATGTATGCGTCTCTCGCGTGTAGCGAAATaactctttctctctctctgtctcctgAAGCCACACTAGAGTGGCGCAATCCCACAAACAGACTTACTTTTGGGGTTGGGCGTAGAAAATTTAATGTTGGGAGGAATCGTATTGTTTTCTAAAGCCAACACGGCTTTGATCAAGCTCGTCAAGCCAGAGGCTCCCTCGGAATGGCCGACATTCGGCTTGACCTATATATCGGAGAAAGAATCAGTCATTTGGTTAAAATTAAAGTCGCATGAGTGGCGCGTAAGAGCCGCAAGGGAAAGCTTGACTTATTCACGGCGACAACATCTGTTTGTCATGTCGTGTATAGGCACAGGCCTGTGAGGGTTCGGGCTCTCACTTACAGATCCAATGTACACCCCGCGTTCTCCAAAGACATTACCGACTGCATTTGTCTCCAAAGGGTCACCCGTAGGGGTTCCTGTACCGTGGCACTACAGTAGATCATCAAAGTCAGCAAatcttttctttctctccctaCTTCCACAAATAGATTGGCTCTCGAGTTGTGTCGCCCCCCGGCTTCCAAGCCCATAGACACACACTTCACTTACTTCGACAAAAGCAGTCTTGCTGGGGTCCAGCCCGGCGTCTAAATAAACCTTGCGCATCAAAGCCTCATGCATAGCGCTGTTGGGTGTCAGCAGCGTCGGACTGTTGCCGTCGCTGTTTGTTCCCGAAGCGCGAATAATTGCTCGGATGGGGTTGTTGTCCCGGATGGCATCGTCCAGCAGCTTGATGTAGACGGCGTTGATGGCTTCTCCGCGGCCGTAACCGTTGGCCGCGGCGTCAAACGTCTTGCATGATCCCTCCGGGGAGAGCATTCCTTCTTCCGTCATGGCGGCCGTCGTGGTTGGACCCATGATCAGATTCacaccgccgacgatggcgccaaCACAGTCGCCATTCTGCAGTGCGCGACAGGCCTCGTGAAGGCCCACAAGCGATGCCGAGCAGCCTGTCTTGATGACCATGCTTCAAAGAACACAGGCCACGCTGTTAGTGTTTGCTCCAATTCGCGCCGTGTGGAtagaaagaagagggagtGTAGAATGGTCTCCCATATGATATGGGTGTCCCACAGAGTCACTCACCTTGGGCCTTTCAAGTCATACTCATACGATGCGCGGTTGGCAATCATGAGATCTCCATGGCCGGTTAGCAGGTAGCCTCCGGCGTGCTGCTGTTCTCGTGCCACCATCTGCAGCCAATCTTCGCTAAAGGTGCCCACATAACATCCCACCGCTTTGCCACGGTAgttgacctcgccggcatTCTCGAGTGCTTCGCGAACGACCTCGAGGAACTGGCGTTGTTGTGGATCACACCTCTCGAGTTCTTTCCGGCTCATCGAGAACAGGCTCGTGTCGAGAGATCCCAGGTCTTCATCGACAAAGTAGCCGTACTGCGTCTCGATGGCACCCTTCTTTCCCAGAGTATTGGCAAACCCCTGGGGATTGTATCTGGACTCGGGCACGTGGCTCCGGAGGTCTTTTCCGTTGACAAGGACGTCCCAGAACGCATCAGTATCCCGAACGCCTTGGGGCAGACGCAGCCCAATGCCACAAATGGCCACCATTGGGGCGTGCCGAGACTGTCTACGAATCCTAGTCATCGTCTGAAATGTGAAAGAGGGGAATTTGGAGTAGAGTCTGGGTACTGGTTAGACAGAGGGGGGTAGGGTTGAGAGTCGCTGTACGATGTGTGGTGGTAATGGTGGGGGTGCGAATAATAAATGAAAGTTTCTAATGAGAGTTGACAGTTCAATTACAGACTTGACTTTGGCTGAAAGTATGATCCAAAATCTTGACAGAAGAGGTACTTGTACTCGTTTATATAACTAACGTAGACATGTCTCTTGGTCAAACAACATTGATGGTGCTTATACTTTGCCACAACCTGCCGAACTGCTTCACATTTGCTCGGGTTTCCCGAAACCGTTGAGCATCCAGCGGGTGATTTTGTCGATGGTCATTCTCTTCCAAAACTTCAACTTGTCAAAATGTCAAGAGAGTGTCCGTGTGCCCCACACACAGGCGTTTGTGTCAAGTCTTTCGGGTTTCCAGCACGCGATAGACTTTGGCGACTCGCTCCATTCCCCACTCTTGGCAGGTCTGGACCGGGTTGCTGGACTGCTCCTCGGACAGCTGTGGGATCAACGGGCTGATGAAAG
Protein-coding sequences here:
- a CDS encoding Putative Acyl transferase domain superfamily, phosphopantetheine binding ACP domain, thiolase, which codes for MTRIRRQSRHAPMVAICGIGLRLPQGVRDTDAFWDVLVNGKDLRSHVPESRYNPQGFANTLGKKGAIETQYGYFVDEDLGSLDTSLFSMSRKELERCDPQQRQFLEVVREALENAGEVNYRGKAVGCYVGTFSEDWLQMVAREQQHAGGYLLTGHGDLMIANRASYEYDLKGPSMVIKTGCSASLVGLHEACRALQNGDCVGAIVGGVNLIMGPTTTAAMTEEGMLSPEGSCKTFDAAANGYGRGEAINAVYIKLLDDAIRDNNPIRAIIRASGTNSDGNSPTLLTPNSAMHEALMRKVYLDAGLDPSKTAFVECHGTGTPTGDPLETNAVGNVFGERGVYIGSVKPNVGHSEGASGLTSLIKAVLALENNTIPPNIKFSTPNPKIPFEDKKLVVPTKPVAWPADRDRRISVNSFGIGGSNAHVILEAPPAIELQTTTVPCVRPNGPRLLLASANTAKSAKKAVENIQQYLSQHPAVVDDAAYTLALHRDHLPQRAFMVASADGSILETSSIAKAPNAKPKLLMIFTGQGAQWPKMGKELVQTDEGFKRDLSAMDKILKGLPHPPTWNIEDELMAPEESSKLHTAALSQPICTALQIAMVNYLRRAGISPDAVVGHSSGEIAAAYAANLMSLDDAIISAYYRGYVSSCTSMGGGMGAVGLGVDQVAPYINGLEKVVIACDNSPQSVTLSGDVDVLDKVLERIQRDRPDTLARRLKVDMAYHSQHMEHVADLYEQLLLQSLPAVVARGGEGEKKPSGVALLPMFSSVTNSVITSPSELGPSYWVSNLVSRVRFSGAVQTFLAEQQPGSAVFLEVGPHSALAGPLRQIAAATGTGRDEGCCYVSALIRGRDAQHTMLAALGQLYQNNVSADWSAAVVAPGPRSVLTNLPRYPWDHSGGSFWYESRLSKEFRMRQVGHHPLLGLRIHESSPLEPLWRNKLTLVSEPWLAHHKIRTDAVFPFAGYLAMAGEAVRQHTGIESGYQVRDASVHSAMMLSDDEVEIVTSLRPRRLTKTTDSSWFEFCIVSYNGVGWTKHCDGQVRACTEQPPVASSRPDPETMVRRVGKSQWYENMDNIGIVYGPDFQSLTDIASSVTDNVATAVVQAGEARAADPAFPMHPAIIDVALQLILVAMVQGVGRRFGPLKMPTTIKELTVFRGSPVMEAFSWAPPRGGEHEVGVEITTGGNVVLRLRGLELKQVDNDGGGSNNTTSLLLQESHAAARLEWVPLFDMVDHATLFTPPLSIQEDTILQEKMTLLCILESGPAVHGLEACNWHFDKFRDWLVVEIDRAMNGTYPVLGAEDVKTLVALPSADRRVMIDHLCRVLAKDSPKGALALCTKRVFDNVRDVFVGRTDPLDLLMQGNLLTRVYDCISYGKGDFFKLFANARPNCRILEIGGGTGGTTEMILRHIIRPGGLPAYDTYTFTDISAGFFPQARERFAYAPNMEYKALDISRSPFEQGGFEPDSYDIILAPNVIHATKSIRDTLGNLYPLLRPGGMLVMTELCALVRTPNYSFGTFAGWWLGQDDGRPLEPYISLERWDDELKACGFSGVETAVLDDEEPYQYCAAIVSTKPVDVGGNGGNDLALSTSASRFSARTIDTGTKSAESSNCQPEVTVLVDDRTSSLAKGVVAQLERDGFRASVFTLSEDAAIPHDREVVSLLDVESFFFQDITAERWAAFQKILQNHEAGNILWVTKPAQVNCKDPRSAQALGVARSVRAESKVPFYTLEVAEAAEAKSTELLSKVLRKIRSGADATNNGLLASDMEYVIDDGVIKVGRYQPFSLKEELRQISTQHPAEAGSRVVSMTTSLQTKHAGSLENLVWVSKEVAQPEASGLGDDEVAIDIRAVGLNFKDVLFAMGVLRPAGGETTVPLGLEVAGVVTSIGRNVTGLAVGDRVMAMPPTSCFQTAITTPADLVERISDDMTFAEAATIPVVFSTVIESLINLGQLERGQSVLIHAATGGVGHAAIQLCQFMGAEIYATVGSEAKAQYLVETFGIARDHIFNSRDASFAVGLKKATSGRGVDIVLNSVSGELLHASWECVAAFGKMIELGKRDIIEEGSLNMRHFLANRSYCCVDLTLMCQERPHRARGLLKRCAELLKAGAIKPLKPMSTFEASNVQDAFRWVQESSHIGKAVVMMPEHIGSQLESTPESQPLRMDGKASYLITGGLGGLGIPIATWLVERGAKSLVFLSRTAGQKPKDRALIAELEAAGCLVACVAGRAESPADVEKAISLSPYPIRGVLHLAMVLRDAPIASMAYDDWLAANNPKVGGAWALHEAFKQMPLDFFVMASSLVTVVEQPGQGNYSAANTFLEAFTQYRRSLGLPASILNICPIDGVGFVAENQFARKNMKAQGLYFLREPELLDFLELAIKLSPASVRTSPHRPKTAPAAHESREEKDESGWQKPWVSAGQVIVGLRSEEDLNDPNTRTNWRRDRRMGFYHNIRDGAESGHDSGQKKSSGELTKFLAAAADSPALLAKAESAEFLAKEIGSKVYDLMLKDDAEVDTSLTLQQLGLDSLMAIELRRWWKVAFGLEISVLEILAASSLKRLGKVASLGLTAKFK